From Paenibacillus sp. V4I7, one genomic window encodes:
- a CDS encoding DUF3934 family protein has protein sequence MSKAKGKGGTGRGTDSKGWNRWQASANRAKSAPKPYKSKGLLAAAKAAKAASSSNGDKPKA, from the coding sequence ATGAGTAAAGCGAAGGGTAAGGGCGGAACCGGTAGAGGGACAGACAGTAAGGGCTGGAACCGATGGCAAGCTAGTGCCAATAGAGCAAAGAGTGCCCCAAAACCTTATAAAAGTAAAGGTCTATTAGCAGCAGCCAAAGCTGCCAAGGCCGCGAGTAGCAGCAATGGCGATAAACCTAAAGCTTAA
- a CDS encoding GntR family transcriptional regulator, with the protein MKYEHMPRKPNLLYLQLAEKVRDIIQRRRLQPHDPVPSEGELAKLFGVSRMTSKLALEQLVQQGLVYRLPRRGTFLCGQQNGVNDNEGILKVNEPTPVVEKQKQNKQIAIIVSHMSDYTSRIIAAAEIESRKHDCDLILKISKSKDDEDRCLQGLVEGGVDGIILFPQGRKTCSDQVLRLKLQQFPIVIIDRIFREVQIDCVYHDHFQGSYQMAKYLIEKGHREIGYVSNAIENITSREERYQGYIQALIDHAVPVKNQYILFKSELCDPSHVNESDPEQESFIRENPQMTALMCGDDHVAISTLYTALHLKIPVPEQLSIVGFSDIQLSGLTPIPLTTVKQCTEQLTQSAFNLLMKRVNNSNERQITIKIQTTIIERKSVLSLV; encoded by the coding sequence ATGAAATATGAACATATGCCAAGAAAACCGAATCTACTCTATCTGCAGCTTGCCGAAAAGGTAAGGGACATTATTCAAAGACGTAGGCTTCAACCGCATGATCCAGTCCCTTCGGAAGGGGAGCTTGCTAAGCTATTTGGTGTAAGCCGGATGACGAGCAAGCTAGCCCTAGAACAACTGGTTCAGCAAGGGCTCGTTTACCGTTTGCCAAGAAGGGGTACTTTCCTTTGCGGTCAGCAGAATGGGGTGAATGATAACGAAGGCATTCTGAAGGTAAATGAGCCGACGCCGGTCGTAGAGAAGCAAAAACAGAATAAACAGATCGCTATCATCGTGTCCCATATGTCTGATTACACATCAAGGATTATTGCGGCTGCCGAGATCGAATCGCGAAAGCATGATTGTGATCTGATTCTAAAGATTAGCAAGTCCAAAGATGATGAGGACCGTTGTCTTCAGGGGCTTGTCGAAGGTGGAGTAGACGGCATTATCCTATTTCCACAAGGACGAAAGACATGCAGTGACCAAGTGCTAAGATTGAAATTGCAACAGTTTCCGATTGTGATTATCGATCGAATTTTTCGCGAAGTTCAGATTGATTGCGTCTATCATGATCATTTTCAGGGCTCTTACCAAATGGCTAAGTATTTGATTGAAAAAGGACATCGGGAAATCGGGTACGTTTCGAATGCGATTGAAAACATAACCAGCAGGGAGGAGCGTTATCAAGGTTATATCCAAGCGCTCATCGATCATGCGGTTCCCGTCAAAAATCAGTATATTCTTTTTAAAAGCGAGCTTTGTGATCCTAGCCATGTTAATGAGAGCGACCCTGAACAGGAAAGCTTCATACGTGAAAATCCACAGATGACAGCCCTGATGTGCGGGGACGATCATGTGGCAATTTCTACGTTATATACAGCATTACACTTGAAGATTCCAGTCCCTGAGCAACTTTCCATTGTGGGTTTCTCTGATATTCAATTATCCGGGTTAACACCGATTCCTCTTACAACGGTCAAGCAATGTACCGAGCAGCTTACGCAATCAGCATTTAATCTTCTAATGAAGCGTGTAAACAATTCCAATGAGAGACAAATTACGATCAAAATTCAGACAACGATTATAGAGAGGAAATCCGTCCTTTCTTTGGTGTAA
- a CDS encoding carbohydrate ABC transporter permease, which yields MKNHRNAAARNLLTQLVLIALALSFAAPLLWMISTSLKDNSQLYMDPPRWIPSPVHWRNYLDAFTRISFPRMFSNTLIVTVFSTLGMLIVSPLAAYSLAKLDWRGKGLIFGLTVSVMMIPGPVTMIPEFLLFHKLKWVGTLLPLIVKHALGVPVYIFMLRQFFKGLPSELQQAARIDGAGEFHIYWRIMLPLAMPAVLATGLFQVMSSWNDFLGPLLYLNDPSQYTLSLGLQQFQNEISTEWGLLMAATFLMILPIIILFFFLQKSFIQGITFTGIKG from the coding sequence GTGAAAAATCATAGAAATGCAGCTGCGCGCAACCTCCTTACCCAATTGGTTCTAATCGCGCTGGCATTGAGTTTTGCAGCCCCACTGCTGTGGATGATCTCGACATCATTGAAGGACAACTCCCAATTATACATGGATCCTCCACGTTGGATTCCTAGTCCGGTGCACTGGAGAAATTATCTCGATGCATTTACGAGAATTTCTTTTCCGAGAATGTTTAGCAATACACTGATTGTTACCGTATTCAGTACACTGGGCATGCTTATCGTTTCTCCGTTGGCGGCATATAGTTTGGCCAAGCTGGATTGGCGGGGGAAGGGGTTGATCTTTGGGTTGACTGTAAGTGTGATGATGATTCCCGGGCCCGTGACAATGATCCCTGAGTTCCTTCTGTTTCATAAGTTGAAATGGGTCGGAACACTGCTTCCGCTAATCGTTAAGCATGCGCTTGGCGTTCCTGTCTATATTTTTATGCTGCGGCAATTTTTCAAAGGACTGCCCTCGGAGCTGCAGCAGGCCGCTCGCATAGATGGTGCTGGGGAATTCCATATTTACTGGCGCATTATGCTGCCATTGGCGATGCCGGCCGTTCTGGCGACCGGGTTGTTCCAGGTCATGAGTAGTTGGAATGATTTCTTGGGCCCACTGTTATATCTGAATGACCCTAGTCAATATACATTGTCTCTAGGTCTGCAGCAATTTCAAAACGAGATCAGCACAGAGTGGGGATTGCTAATGGCGGCTACCTTTTTGATGATCCTGCCGATTATCATTCTATTCTTTTTTCTGCAGAAATCATTCATTCAAGGCATTACCTTTACGGGCATTAAAGGCTAA
- a CDS encoding aromatic acid exporter family protein: MVFGARVWKTGIAVALALYISAWLNFTPPVIAAVAAIFAMQPSIYRSWRYFLEQLQTNILGAALALLAGMFFSNNVIAIGIVCIIVIIISLRVGMEETIGLTLVTVVAVMEASGEWRFAVNRLLLSLIGIGCAFVVNILFFPPKPKEQFAAQIRTIFGKMSLLLRTVISNEMKETVFREEKEGLRSGLKSLSDKYRLMEEEIKKIKGSGLNRVRELVVYKQKLLVMYKGLEVLEAVDEHYFQTSRTQAIDVYFDDHLEKLIKFHEHVLLKFDDKLKDDSSEGMEMETENERFMTVLIDRYNKQPEGMLRLSVVAAAMYDYGHQIARLDKLAQHNHRGESEEREPLDLLLKSIRLK, encoded by the coding sequence ATGGTTTTCGGTGCGCGCGTGTGGAAGACGGGGATTGCTGTTGCTTTGGCCTTATACATAAGTGCTTGGCTCAATTTCACGCCTCCTGTTATTGCGGCCGTCGCGGCAATTTTTGCCATGCAGCCTTCGATCTACCGATCTTGGCGCTATTTCCTAGAGCAGCTGCAGACGAATATTCTTGGTGCGGCATTGGCACTCCTTGCAGGTATGTTTTTTTCCAATAACGTGATTGCTATAGGAATTGTATGTATTATTGTCATCATCATTAGTTTAAGAGTGGGCATGGAGGAAACGATCGGTCTTACCTTAGTTACCGTGGTAGCGGTCATGGAGGCTTCAGGCGAGTGGCGTTTTGCCGTCAATCGATTATTGCTGAGTTTGATTGGCATAGGTTGTGCATTTGTAGTGAATATTCTTTTCTTTCCACCTAAGCCCAAGGAGCAATTCGCCGCACAGATTCGTACGATTTTTGGCAAAATGTCGCTCCTCCTTCGTACGGTTATCTCTAATGAAATGAAAGAAACCGTATTCCGTGAGGAAAAAGAAGGTCTGCGCAGCGGCTTGAAGTCTTTATCGGATAAGTACAGACTCATGGAAGAAGAGATTAAGAAAATTAAGGGAAGCGGGTTAAACCGCGTTCGTGAACTCGTTGTTTACAAGCAGAAGCTTCTCGTGATGTACAAAGGTCTTGAGGTTCTTGAAGCCGTGGATGAGCACTATTTTCAAACGTCCCGTACACAGGCAATCGATGTCTATTTCGATGATCATTTGGAAAAGCTAATAAAGTTCCACGAGCACGTGCTGTTGAAATTCGATGATAAGCTCAAGGATGACTCTTCGGAAGGTATGGAGATGGAAACAGAGAACGAGCGTTTCATGACCGTACTTATCGACCGTTATAATAAGCAGCCGGAAGGTATGCTGCGTTTGTCGGTTGTGGCTGCGGCTATGTACGATTATGGTCATCAGATAGCGCGGTTAGATAAGCTTGCCCAGCATAATCATCGTGGAGAATCAGAAGAGAGAGAACCCCTTGATTTATTGCTCAAAAGCATTAGGTTAAAATAG
- a CDS encoding AraC family transcriptional regulator translates to MTQRIIKAPQGLAASPFNQSVLKLKGLTVIESCTNTLGKQGSMFLEDYLLMFVLNGTYTVRYGDQVYVVHKHEMVLLQKSIVIEYEKSGEPNQAYLLEYMMFFLKDEVLKDFIKMVDIQTSQPTVLVPIFVNPISERLLTYLESLKPYFNEPDNIEDGLIKIKLLELLFDLTHANKGIMQQLLQLKQPVRADISTVVEQNILNPVSVNDLAYLSGRSLSSFKRDFQTIYNTSPSLWIRQKRLEKAKELLTHSAMSVTDVCFTTGFENVAHFSRVFKEHFGYTPSFYKQQLS, encoded by the coding sequence GTGACCCAAAGAATAATAAAAGCACCGCAAGGCTTAGCAGCATCGCCATTCAATCAAAGCGTTTTGAAACTCAAAGGACTCACAGTCATTGAATCGTGCACCAACACATTAGGAAAACAAGGGTCTATGTTCTTAGAAGACTACCTTCTCATGTTTGTGCTAAATGGCACATATACGGTGCGATATGGCGATCAGGTGTACGTTGTACATAAGCATGAAATGGTACTGTTGCAAAAATCGATTGTTATTGAATATGAAAAATCCGGCGAACCTAATCAGGCTTACTTGTTAGAGTACATGATGTTTTTTCTAAAAGATGAAGTGCTCAAAGACTTTATTAAAATGGTGGACATTCAAACTTCGCAGCCAACAGTGTTGGTACCAATTTTCGTAAATCCGATAAGTGAACGACTGTTAACCTATTTAGAGTCGCTAAAACCATATTTCAACGAACCCGATAACATCGAGGACGGATTAATTAAAATTAAGTTGTTGGAATTGTTGTTTGATCTTACTCATGCCAACAAGGGTATCATGCAGCAGTTACTTCAGTTAAAGCAACCAGTACGTGCTGATATCTCAACCGTCGTGGAACAAAATATCTTGAACCCTGTTTCAGTGAATGATTTGGCTTATTTATCGGGTAGAAGCTTGTCCAGCTTCAAACGAGATTTTCAAACGATTTACAACACGTCCCCATCCCTATGGATTAGGCAGAAACGCTTGGAGAAGGCCAAAGAATTATTGACCCATTCAGCAATGTCAGTAACGGATGTTTGTTTTACGACGGGCTTTGAGAATGTTGCGCATTTTTCAAGGGTTTTTAAAGAGCATTTTGGCTATACCCCGTCCTTTTACAAGCAACAGTTAAGCTAA
- a CDS encoding MBL fold metallo-hydrolase, with amino-acid sequence MKIHFLGTAAAEGFPNAFCRCEFCIQARKLGGKNIRTRSSAILDDVIKFDYSPDSYMQALRDNIDLGAIEHLLVTHTHSDHFNAYDLECRREGIAHGLDHPLHIYGNDAVMYHTRVAIGRFEGERYAFHLLRPFQTIEVGDARVTPLLADHDKMETCLLYVIERGGKKLLYGHDSGWFPEATWEWLKGAHIDCAILDCTHGYTGRSRDRNHMCIETVLEAQRVFREEHILKAEAPIVVTHFSHNSKLLHHEFDEIFKPAGVVVAYDGLIMHI; translated from the coding sequence ATGAAAATTCATTTTCTCGGAACCGCAGCAGCAGAAGGCTTTCCGAATGCGTTTTGCCGTTGTGAGTTTTGCATCCAGGCACGGAAGCTGGGCGGAAAAAACATTCGCACTCGGAGTTCGGCCATCCTTGACGATGTAATCAAATTCGACTATTCTCCCGATTCTTATATGCAGGCGCTTCGCGATAACATCGATTTAGGCGCTATTGAGCACTTGCTTGTCACGCATACGCACTCTGATCATTTTAATGCTTATGATCTCGAATGCCGGAGAGAGGGGATTGCCCACGGACTGGATCATCCCTTACATATCTACGGGAATGATGCCGTGATGTACCATACGCGTGTCGCCATTGGCCGCTTTGAGGGTGAACGCTACGCCTTCCATTTGCTGCGTCCCTTCCAGACGATTGAAGTGGGTGATGCACGTGTTACACCTCTTCTGGCAGATCATGACAAAATGGAAACATGTTTATTGTATGTGATCGAGCGTGGCGGCAAGAAACTACTGTACGGACATGACTCAGGTTGGTTCCCGGAAGCAACATGGGAATGGTTAAAGGGAGCCCATATAGACTGCGCCATACTCGACTGCACGCATGGGTACACAGGACGTTCCCGTGACCGAAATCATATGTGCATCGAAACCGTATTGGAGGCTCAACGTGTGTTTCGTGAAGAACACATATTAAAAGCAGAGGCACCCATTGTAGTCACTCATTTTAGCCATAATTCTAAGCTGCTTCATCATGAATTCGACGAAATCTTTAAACCTGCTGGGGTTGTGGTCGCGTATGACGGATTGATTATGCACATTTAG
- a CDS encoding sensor histidine kinase has translation MFQHASWTVKQTVLVAIFIGSGWLTMFFGVRVSEFMLFDLRVVPIIFGTLLFRKHYMLLIIGFGIALARYTITGINPQSITGSLNIMLMGCLAAILVAKYQKSAWSYQRKALISILSINSLQVIGIASFGAVPKSIYLTKVAPYTYPTALLLSAFFVFIIRDFYKEQQRADKIRNMNVILRKQTKRLLLSKRELEKKAKQLAQASIYKSEFIANMSHELKTPLNSIIVLSDMIRESEDVTSLKEVNQYANIIHTSGNELLQMINSVLDLSKIEAGKMDMLWQPVIIEELTHYIKQQFEPMMASKKLRFDVTVGKDVPTIIQMDSQKLNQILRNLLMNAIKFTEEGRITLSVEIRDNDDASSKWIDFAVCDTGIGIALDKQQLIFEAFQQGDGAANRKYGGTGLGLSISLQLAKLLGGSLTLQSKQGDGSKFILSLPLLAWMDQSEDAG, from the coding sequence ATGTTTCAGCATGCATCTTGGACCGTGAAACAGACGGTGCTTGTCGCCATTTTTATAGGTTCAGGTTGGCTAACGATGTTCTTTGGCGTGAGGGTATCTGAATTCATGCTATTTGATTTGCGAGTCGTTCCCATCATATTCGGAACACTTTTGTTTCGTAAGCACTATATGTTACTTATTATTGGATTTGGAATTGCGCTGGCTAGGTACACGATTACAGGCATTAATCCACAATCTATTACGGGATCGCTAAATATTATGCTGATGGGTTGTTTAGCAGCGATCCTTGTGGCTAAATATCAAAAAAGCGCATGGAGTTATCAGAGAAAGGCGCTCATTTCCATCCTCTCAATAAACTCGCTACAGGTCATTGGTATTGCTAGTTTCGGCGCTGTGCCTAAGAGTATTTATTTGACTAAAGTTGCCCCGTACACCTATCCAACCGCCCTATTACTAAGTGCCTTCTTTGTCTTCATTATTCGGGATTTCTATAAGGAGCAGCAGCGGGCGGATAAGATACGTAATATGAATGTGATTCTGCGAAAACAGACCAAGAGGCTTCTACTATCGAAGCGTGAGCTTGAGAAGAAGGCGAAGCAGTTAGCGCAAGCTTCAATCTATAAATCAGAATTTATCGCCAACATGTCCCATGAACTCAAAACGCCGCTAAACAGCATAATCGTTTTATCAGATATGATACGGGAAAGCGAAGACGTAACGAGTTTAAAAGAAGTAAATCAATATGCCAATATCATTCATACATCGGGTAATGAACTGCTTCAAATGATCAATAGCGTATTAGATTTATCTAAGATTGAAGCGGGTAAAATGGACATGCTGTGGCAGCCAGTTATTATTGAAGAGCTTACCCATTACATAAAACAACAATTCGAGCCCATGATGGCTTCCAAAAAGCTGCGCTTTGACGTGACCGTGGGAAAAGATGTGCCAACGATCATTCAAATGGATTCACAGAAGCTCAACCAGATACTTCGTAACCTGCTCATGAATGCGATAAAATTCACAGAAGAAGGCAGGATCACCTTATCCGTTGAAATTCGGGACAACGACGATGCTTCATCTAAGTGGATCGACTTTGCCGTTTGCGACACTGGTATCGGTATTGCCCTAGACAAGCAGCAGTTGATATTTGAAGCATTCCAGCAAGGGGATGGAGCAGCGAATCGTAAATATGGAGGAACAGGTCTCGGCTTATCCATCAGTTTGCAGCTTGCCAAATTGCTCGGTGGTTCCCTCACTCTTCAGAGTAAGCAAGGGGATGGCAGTAAGTTTATACTTAGCCTCCCTTTGCTTGCTTGGATGGATCAATCAGAAGATGCTGGCTAA
- a CDS encoding diguanylate cyclase has product MKCRILIVDDEPHNLNILRIFLNSLHYEIITVEDGKEAFSMVKETAPDLILLDVMMPEVTGFEICKQLIADSDFDIPIIFLSANAQKEDILQGLRLGAIDYLTKPFDLDVLERKVEIALHQKAKVKNLMKDNKQLAKLVYVDALTGLYNRAYLDITIRMIKEGTKQFQAAMMVDMDYFKDINDNYGHLVGDQVLREVATIISSKISCEHDLAFRYGGDEFLVLLQNEANSVEIADSIIKAVDGLKVSLAPHISQEFSVSIGLTNNFDPTSFDQIIMQADSALIGAKNNGRHQIKIR; this is encoded by the coding sequence ATGAAATGTCGCATTCTTATCGTCGATGACGAACCCCATAATTTAAATATACTTCGTATATTTTTAAATTCGTTACATTATGAAATCATCACGGTTGAGGATGGTAAAGAAGCATTCTCCATGGTCAAAGAGACGGCACCTGATCTTATTTTACTTGATGTGATGATGCCTGAAGTGACTGGATTTGAAATATGCAAACAATTAATAGCCGATAGCGACTTTGATATCCCGATTATTTTCTTATCTGCAAATGCACAGAAAGAAGACATTTTACAAGGACTTCGATTAGGAGCTATTGATTATTTGACCAAGCCATTTGATCTGGATGTGCTGGAACGAAAGGTTGAAATTGCCCTCCACCAAAAAGCGAAGGTTAAAAATTTGATGAAAGACAATAAACAATTAGCAAAATTGGTGTATGTGGATGCGCTAACTGGTTTATATAATCGAGCATACTTGGATATTACCATTCGGATGATCAAAGAGGGAACCAAGCAATTTCAAGCCGCTATGATGGTCGATATGGATTATTTTAAGGACATTAATGATAACTATGGTCATTTGGTTGGGGATCAAGTCTTGAGAGAAGTTGCAACGATCATATCGTCAAAAATCTCTTGCGAGCATGATCTAGCCTTTCGGTATGGCGGGGATGAGTTCTTGGTCTTACTCCAAAATGAAGCGAACAGTGTAGAGATTGCAGATAGCATTATTAAGGCTGTCGACGGTTTAAAGGTTAGCCTGGCACCGCATATATCACAGGAATTCTCAGTGAGCATAGGGTTGACGAATAATTTCGACCCTACCTCGTTCGATCAAATCATTATGCAAGCTGATTCTGCACTTATTGGGGCCAAGAATAATGGAAGACATCAAATAAAGATTCGCTAA
- a CDS encoding HD-GYP domain-containing protein — translation MQNSLFFKNVINSDSIFESIGQLSDIAKKTIGCEHISLFLIDEKHQSTPASYSVNISTAVMDQLQQIVLHTQFFFRNPDGIRLSVHKAESHLKNYLIMSKYECIYGFHIKHGPSYGALLFSFPSDIQLTEDQLHLCNLIKLHMEQLIKKIQFRRQVLKQKAYENLFNTLRVKDSFTVDHCYNVAFYSTLLGAKAGVSEAELERLKLGALLHDIGKIAIPDHILMKPGRLSDEEFNVIRQHPVIGYELLKDLPDVEHLLPIVKWHHERMDGRGYPDNLQGEEIPLLVRIVSIADAFDAMTSTRVYRDSLHVHEVREQLLIHAGKQFDDELVRLFLSIIDEQMQMNG, via the coding sequence ATGCAGAATTCATTGTTTTTTAAAAATGTGATAAATTCTGATTCCATCTTCGAATCGATCGGACAATTGAGTGATATCGCCAAGAAAACAATTGGCTGCGAACATATCTCTCTCTTCCTTATAGACGAGAAACATCAGAGCACCCCAGCATCTTATTCGGTTAATATTAGTACGGCAGTCATGGACCAGTTACAACAAATTGTGCTCCATACGCAGTTTTTTTTCCGAAATCCCGATGGCATACGTTTATCAGTACATAAGGCAGAAAGTCATTTGAAAAATTATCTTATAATGAGTAAATACGAGTGTATTTACGGTTTTCATATAAAGCATGGTCCTTCTTACGGGGCATTATTATTCTCATTTCCTTCGGATATTCAACTTACGGAGGATCAATTGCATCTGTGCAACCTCATTAAACTGCATATGGAACAATTGATTAAAAAGATTCAATTCCGGAGACAAGTGCTGAAACAGAAAGCTTACGAAAATCTTTTTAATACATTGAGGGTTAAAGATAGCTTCACGGTCGATCACTGTTATAATGTTGCTTTCTACTCTACTTTGCTTGGAGCGAAAGCGGGGGTAAGTGAGGCCGAACTGGAACGTCTGAAATTAGGGGCTCTTTTGCATGACATTGGTAAAATAGCAATTCCCGATCATATTCTGATGAAACCTGGGCGGTTATCTGATGAAGAATTTAACGTCATTCGCCAGCATCCTGTAATTGGCTATGAGCTGCTAAAAGATTTACCGGATGTTGAGCATCTTCTGCCTATTGTAAAATGGCATCATGAACGTATGGATGGGAGAGGATATCCAGACAATCTGCAAGGTGAAGAGATTCCTTTGCTTGTCCGCATTGTAAGTATTGCAGATGCATTTGATGCGATGACTTCTACGAGAGTATACCGAGATTCGCTGCACGTGCATGAAGTCAGGGAACAACTTCTAATTCACGCAGGCAAACAGTTTGATGACGAATTAGTGCGGCTTTTCTTAAGTATCATCGATGAGCAAATGCAAATGAATGGATAA
- a CDS encoding oxidoreductase — translation MSSQKVWFITGASRGFGLEIAKAALAEGNKVVATVRSKPEQLAAQLDNNENLIVTVLDVTDETQALDAAKQATDTFGRIDVLVNNAGYGLLSAVEEASNEEVKQNYDANVFGLLNVTRAILPYMRKQRSGHIINISSVGGLNGFVGWGIYGSTKFAVEGITESMALELAPLGIYATVVAPGFFRTEFLDPTSLIRTAHVIEDYAGTVGEMRSFATQVNKKQPGDPKKLAQAFIKLANAEKPPVHLPLGNDTLAMYREKTAKFEKDIEDWYDVISGTDHDDVRE, via the coding sequence ATGAGTAGTCAAAAAGTATGGTTCATCACCGGCGCATCTAGAGGCTTCGGATTGGAAATTGCAAAAGCTGCTTTAGCGGAGGGCAACAAGGTGGTAGCTACCGTTCGCAGTAAGCCTGAACAACTAGCCGCGCAGCTTGATAACAACGAAAACTTAATAGTAACTGTGCTGGATGTTACGGACGAAACTCAAGCCTTAGATGCAGCGAAACAAGCAACAGACACATTCGGAAGAATTGATGTGCTAGTCAATAATGCTGGTTATGGATTGCTGAGTGCCGTTGAGGAAGCTTCGAATGAAGAAGTAAAACAAAATTATGATGCCAATGTTTTCGGTTTACTAAACGTTACCCGCGCAATTTTACCCTACATGCGTAAGCAGCGCTCGGGACATATCATCAACATTTCATCAGTAGGCGGATTAAACGGGTTTGTTGGCTGGGGGATTTATGGTTCCACCAAGTTTGCTGTTGAAGGCATTACGGAGTCCATGGCTTTGGAATTAGCTCCTTTAGGGATTTATGCAACCGTCGTGGCACCAGGCTTTTTTAGAACGGAATTCCTTGATCCAACATCTTTGATAAGAACCGCTCATGTCATCGAAGATTATGCAGGTACAGTGGGAGAAATGCGAAGCTTTGCAACACAGGTTAATAAAAAACAGCCTGGCGATCCCAAGAAACTCGCTCAAGCTTTCATTAAATTGGCTAATGCTGAAAAGCCTCCAGTTCATTTACCTCTAGGCAATGACACCCTTGCTATGTACAGAGAAAAGACAGCAAAGTTTGAAAAAGACATTGAAGACTGGTATGACGTCATTTCGGGAACGGACCATGATGATGTAAGGGAATAA
- a CDS encoding spore coat protein codes for MQQQTPNNNMTQGMQNMNHGGHELFDLHEVLSCTINVLDQFMMFRQFVQDNELLDILDRQYNFTLFHYNITAECFSTGQKPSQETQTYMIQNLSQPIYGIKPTQPKKPNQSLADVKDAGISAHMLGLVKSHAALLTMTSLEVTNPAVRRVLASQVQNFIEMAYDIFLYQNRNAYYQVPQLEASDMQKMLNTFVPAQGMPQMPPNNRAGTVH; via the coding sequence ATGCAGCAGCAAACGCCAAATAACAATATGACACAAGGCATGCAGAACATGAATCATGGAGGGCATGAGCTCTTTGATTTGCACGAGGTGTTATCCTGTACAATCAATGTGCTGGACCAGTTCATGATGTTCAGACAATTCGTCCAAGATAACGAGCTTCTGGATATTTTGGATCGTCAGTACAACTTTACGCTGTTCCATTACAACATAACAGCAGAATGCTTTTCAACAGGGCAAAAGCCGAGTCAAGAAACACAGACGTATATGATCCAAAATCTATCGCAGCCGATCTACGGTATCAAACCTACACAGCCCAAAAAGCCGAATCAATCACTGGCTGATGTGAAGGATGCAGGCATTAGCGCACATATGCTAGGCCTCGTGAAATCCCATGCTGCGCTGCTGACGATGACTTCTCTTGAAGTGACGAATCCTGCAGTACGTAGAGTATTAGCTTCTCAAGTACAGAATTTTATCGAAATGGCGTATGACATTTTCTTGTATCAAAATAGAAATGCCTATTACCAAGTTCCACAACTTGAAGCCTCCGATATGCAAAAAATGCTTAACACCTTCGTTCCGGCACAAGGAATGCCGCAAATGCCACCTAATAACAGAGCAGGAACTGTACACTAA
- a CDS encoding HEAT repeat domain-containing protein — MTIELKNEIPPNLEELKKSANRTSNWRERLEAVEALGQYNDQQTINILARMMSGDAVYPIQEAAYRKLRAFGEDVQLPPRKKGDLIKGAGKVFVRIKKSLPEGHTFEEFKEKLQKTRSDVYDTYEGDKGSDFDQWLETTWASLLKK, encoded by the coding sequence TTGACCATCGAATTAAAAAACGAAATACCTCCCAATTTAGAGGAACTAAAAAAATCGGCTAATCGTACATCCAATTGGAGAGAACGCCTAGAAGCCGTTGAAGCATTAGGCCAGTATAACGACCAACAAACCATTAACATACTAGCGCGTATGATGAGCGGCGATGCGGTATATCCCATTCAAGAGGCTGCTTACCGTAAACTTCGAGCATTTGGTGAGGATGTTCAACTGCCGCCAAGAAAAAAAGGTGACTTGATTAAAGGCGCAGGTAAAGTTTTTGTACGCATTAAAAAGAGCTTGCCAGAAGGTCATACGTTTGAAGAGTTTAAAGAGAAGTTACAGAAGACCAGAAGTGACGTATATGATACGTACGAAGGTGATAAAGGGTCTGACTTCGATCAATGGCTTGAAACCACGTGGGCATCGTTGCTGAAAAAATAA